Proteins co-encoded in one Ignavibacteria bacterium genomic window:
- a CDS encoding NUDIX hydrolase: MFYQFVKKKTKRILLNYRSKYVNEPYTWGIYGGKLDSDEDIINTVKREFLEESGYDGQIDLIPAYVFRSVNGTFEYHNFIGVINDEFEPELDWESEGYKWVTFDELLSIKPKHFGLEELLADSQSIQTIKNIIK, from the coding sequence GTGTTCTACCAATTTGTAAAAAAAAAAACAAAAAGAATCCTACTTAATTATCGTTCTAAATATGTTAATGAACCATATACTTGGGGCATCTATGGTGGTAAATTAGATTCTGATGAAGATATTATAAATACTGTAAAAAGAGAATTCCTAGAAGAAAGTGGTTACGATGGTCAAATAGATTTGATTCCCGCCTATGTTTTTAGAAGTGTTAATGGTACATTTGAATATCACAATTTTATAGGTGTTATAAATGATGAATTTGAACCAGAATTGGATTGGGAATCAGAAGGATATAAATGGGTAACATTTGATGAATTATTGTCAATAAAGCCTAAACATTTTGGGTTAGAAGAACTTTTAGCTGATAGTCAGAGTATACAAACAATAAAAAATATAATTAAATAA
- a CDS encoding AAA family ATPase translates to MKKLYFSIGISGTGKSTYYKNQFLIDFPEVANFLKERGMTLESIKVCPDDIRREVCGDVSDISRDNYVWELADSRMKKNLDVYGYCVFDSTGVSASGRKFLKKYTDVQKVAIVFEPNIELSKERILKDISEGVDRSKVPMFVVDRQFESFKNNVVGDTNWNKIYDDEAKRKIIFHLGSEFSEVKFV, encoded by the coding sequence ATGAAAAAACTTTATTTCAGCATAGGTATATCGGGAACTGGTAAATCAACTTACTATAAAAACCAGTTTTTAATTGATTTTCCAGAAGTTGCTAACTTCTTGAAAGAAAGAGGTATGACTTTAGAATCTATAAAGGTTTGTCCTGATGACATTCGTAGAGAAGTTTGTGGTGATGTGTCTGATATATCAAGAGATAACTACGTTTGGGAGTTGGCTGATTCTAGAATGAAAAAGAACTTAGATGTTTACGGATATTGCGTATTTGATTCAACTGGTGTTTCTGCTTCAGGAAGAAAATTTTTGAAGAAATACACCGATGTTCAAAAAGTTGCAATTGTTTTTGAACCTAATATTGAACTATCAAAAGAAAGAATATTGAAAGATATTTCTGAAGGTGTTGATAGGTCAAAAGTTCCAATGTTTGTTGTAGACAGACAGTTTGAATCATTCAAGAACAATGTTGTTGGTGACACAAACTGGAACAAAATTTATGATGATGAAGCTAAAAGAAAGATAATCTTTCACTTAGGTAGCGAATTTAGTGAAGTAAAATTTGTGTAA
- a CDS encoding DNA adenine methylase: MNYIEPFCGSAALLFHKEKSDIEIINDLDQNIYSLFKVLIDKKLFLEFKELCDLTPYSEELLKEYTNDLKKDDLNILERAYKFFYCNRTSYNGVGGFSSSGVIRRKMSKPVSDYLSAIDGLYEIHNRLSSVIIHNTNALNLIKKWDKQNTFMYCDSPYANETRSSGKYKHDMTDKQQDEYLKILLSIKNAKILVSGYNCERYSILEKNGWNRIDMEIKTQNNNRISKSKIESLWYNYEQI; this comes from the coding sequence ATGAATTATATAGAACCTTTTTGTGGTTCGGCTGCATTACTTTTTCATAAAGAAAAGTCAGATATTGAAATAATTAATGATTTAGATCAAAATATTTACTCTTTGTTTAAAGTATTGATAGATAAAAAATTATTTTTGGAATTTAAAGAATTATGTGATTTAACACCATATTCGGAAGAATTATTAAAAGAATACACTAACGACTTAAAAAAAGATGATTTAAATATATTAGAAAGAGCTTATAAGTTTTTTTATTGTAATCGTACCTCTTATAATGGTGTTGGTGGATTTTCATCATCTGGAGTAATTCGTAGGAAAATGTCAAAACCGGTTTCAGATTATCTTTCTGCAATAGATGGATTATATGAAATTCACAATAGATTAAGTTCTGTTATAATTCACAATACTAATGCTTTAAATTTAATTAAAAAATGGGATAAACAAAATACATTTATGTATTGTGATTCACCATATGCAAACGAAACAAGAAGTTCTGGAAAATATAAACATGATATGACAGATAAACAACAAGATGAATATTTAAAAATTTTATTATCTATTAAAAATGCTAAAATTTTAGTTAGTGGTTATAATTGTGAAAGATATTCAATTTTAGAAAAAAATGGTTGGAATAGAATTGATATGGAAATAAAAACCCAAAATAATAATAGAATTAGTAAATCAAAAATAGAATCATTGTGGTATAATTATGAACAGATATAA
- a CDS encoding tyrosine-type recombinase/integrase translates to MYDKILKIAELKFKNLNYSECTRKIYLHYIHKFLISTKKYPQHIVSKDFQSYLDSYKFSSISQQNQIINAIKFLYEKILDKKYDKVLFERPRKEKHLPQIIDKEFLIKRINEIKNLKHKAIISLGYSVGLRVSEVINLKIEDIDSKRMIIHIKNGKGRKDRIVPLSQNVLELLRKYWLEYKPKEYLFNGQNSSQYSSNSCNKIVKEYLGKDYHFHTLRHSCFTHLIENGTDCRIIQKLAGHNNIKTTEIYTQISTNVLQNIKLPI, encoded by the coding sequence ATGTATGATAAAATTTTAAAGATTGCCGAACTAAAGTTTAAAAATCTTAATTATTCTGAATGTACACGAAAAATTTATCTTCATTACATTCATAAATTTCTAATATCAACAAAAAAATATCCTCAACATATTGTTTCAAAAGATTTTCAATCTTATTTAGATTCATATAAATTTTCATCAATATCACAACAAAATCAGATAATAAATGCAATTAAATTTTTATATGAGAAAATTCTAGATAAAAAATACGATAAAGTATTATTTGAAAGACCACGTAAAGAAAAACATTTACCACAGATTATTGATAAAGAGTTTTTAATCAAACGAATAAATGAAATTAAAAATTTAAAACATAAAGCAATTATCTCATTAGGATATTCAGTTGGATTAAGAGTTTCTGAAGTTATTAATCTTAAAATTGAGGATATTGATTCTAAAAGAATGATTATACATATTAAAAATGGAAAGGGAAGAAAAGATAGAATTGTTCCACTTTCTCAAAATGTTCTAGAATTATTAAGAAAATATTGGTTAGAATATAAACCCAAAGAATATTTGTTTAATGGTCAGAATTCATCACAATATTCATCTAATTCTTGTAATAAAATTGTGAAAGAATACTTAGGAAAAGACTATCATTTTCATACTCTAAGACATTCGTGTTTTACACACTTAATTGAAAATGGAACAGATTGTAGAATCATTCAAAAATTAGCTGGACACAATAATATAAAAACAACCGAAATCTATACACAAATTTCTACCAATGTTTTACAAAATATAAAACTTCCAATCTAA